The Macrococcoides canis genome has a window encoding:
- a CDS encoding VapE domain-containing protein, which yields MALNIDTEILKPLFDNVPGELKAHDNWVLWKKARTKNGTYTKVPYYTKTKKASSTDSKTWLSFDKAKALYDKGGFDGIGFVFDAKAKIIGIDLDNIDSKKISDHKFIDNWKDKTYTELSPSGNGVHLYIIADVPDQFHPGFNNRDGNIEAYSMARFFTVTGHVLGTLEVTGQQELANKLYNKYGTNIEPMKNLQALLDIPVDESMDAKEVLRRIEKSTNQEKKDRILTLLNTGDYQSLGFESHSNADYSLINDLLFYSDLNYQLVYEMMSDSPLCGREKWESPRRHPLHPETHTSYGYYSIVKCCDQYLTQNKKTYSTYHLQRAEDEFEEIVETQAEDNKDWLKRLEINSKTGTILNSRRNMNLIIENDSKLKNIFRFNEFSSTREIGDKPFWRLPGDTSVYWTDNDESALKNYISNVYGVEGDNRIRDLLNETFYKNTYHPVKEYLDSLEWDGEPRLNSLFIDYLGAPNTAYIKRITELSFIGAIKRIYEPGCKHDTMIVLYGHQGVGKSYILKRLAKEWFNDSIIKISDKDGYMALQGSWIIEFSELASWNKKEVEDVKQFVSSQVDTYREPYQRHQTRKPRQCVFFGTTNNREFLNDSTGARRFYPIDVGTQESKFNVFSDLTDEVINQIWAEAVDKYRLGLSNVLDPKSDGDIIEQAQEVQKLHTEDDGLADRIIAYLDTPLHELDGTLGEVQEDDYEYLDRINWEMVWDNIIFGKGMATTSQKRKINNALNSIEWLKPKSSIRFTKYDFTKKYGHTRGFMVNR from the coding sequence ATGGCGTTAAATATAGATACTGAAATACTAAAACCATTATTCGATAATGTTCCAGGTGAGCTAAAGGCTCATGATAATTGGGTGTTATGGAAAAAAGCTAGGACGAAAAACGGCACTTATACCAAAGTACCTTACTACACAAAAACAAAAAAAGCCTCATCAACTGACAGCAAGACATGGCTATCATTTGATAAAGCTAAAGCCCTTTATGATAAGGGTGGATTTGATGGTATAGGCTTTGTGTTTGATGCTAAAGCGAAAATTATTGGTATTGATTTAGATAATATCGACAGTAAAAAGATAAGTGATCATAAATTTATTGATAATTGGAAAGATAAAACTTACACAGAATTATCACCATCCGGAAACGGTGTTCACCTATATATTATAGCAGATGTACCCGACCAATTTCACCCTGGTTTTAATAACAGGGACGGCAACATAGAAGCCTATAGTATGGCTAGATTTTTTACAGTTACAGGACATGTGTTAGGCACTTTAGAGGTTACAGGGCAACAAGAATTGGCAAACAAGCTATATAACAAGTACGGTACTAATATTGAGCCTATGAAAAATCTACAAGCGTTATTAGATATACCAGTAGATGAATCAATGGACGCTAAAGAAGTTTTAAGACGTATTGAAAAAAGTACAAACCAAGAAAAGAAAGATAGGATATTGACGTTACTTAATACTGGTGATTATCAGTCCTTAGGGTTCGAGTCACATAGTAACGCTGATTATTCTCTTATAAATGATTTACTGTTCTATAGTGATTTAAACTATCAGTTAGTTTATGAGATGATGTCAGACAGTCCATTGTGTGGCCGTGAAAAATGGGAATCACCTAGACGGCATCCGCTACATCCCGAGACTCACACATCATACGGCTATTATTCTATTGTGAAATGCTGTGATCAGTATTTAACTCAGAATAAAAAGACATACAGCACATATCATTTACAACGTGCTGAGGATGAATTTGAAGAGATTGTCGAGACACAGGCTGAGGATAATAAAGACTGGCTTAAACGTCTTGAGATAAACAGCAAAACCGGAACAATACTAAACTCAAGACGAAATATGAATCTTATTATCGAGAACGATTCAAAGTTAAAAAACATATTCCGCTTCAATGAGTTTAGCAGTACTCGGGAGATAGGTGACAAGCCATTTTGGAGATTACCTGGAGACACATCAGTATATTGGACGGATAATGATGAGTCAGCCCTTAAGAACTATATCAGTAATGTGTACGGTGTAGAGGGTGATAACCGGATAAGAGACCTGCTCAATGAAACATTCTATAAAAATACCTATCATCCTGTAAAAGAATACTTAGATAGTCTTGAGTGGGATGGTGAGCCAAGACTTAACTCGTTATTTATAGACTACCTGGGAGCTCCAAACACAGCTTATATTAAGCGAATAACTGAATTATCGTTTATTGGTGCAATTAAGCGTATATATGAGCCAGGATGCAAGCACGATACTATGATAGTGCTATACGGCCACCAGGGTGTTGGGAAGTCATATATCCTCAAGCGATTAGCTAAAGAATGGTTTAACGATTCAATTATTAAGATTTCAGATAAAGATGGTTATATGGCTCTACAGGGTTCATGGATCATTGAATTTTCTGAGTTGGCCAGTTGGAATAAAAAAGAGGTTGAGGATGTTAAACAGTTTGTATCATCTCAAGTAGATACTTATAGAGAGCCATATCAAAGGCATCAAACAAGAAAGCCAAGACAATGCGTTTTCTTTGGCACTACTAATAACCGTGAATTTTTAAACGATTCAACAGGTGCAAGACGTTTTTATCCTATTGATGTTGGCACTCAAGAAAGTAAATTTAATGTGTTTAGTGATTTAACAGATGAGGTTATTAATCAGATTTGGGCTGAGGCCGTCGATAAATACCGTTTAGGCTTATCTAATGTGTTAGATCCTAAAAGTGATGGAGACATCATAGAACAAGCCCAGGAAGTGCAAAAGCTACACACGGAAGATGATGGCCTGGCAGATAGGATAATCGCTTATCTTGATACTCCGCTTCATGAATTAGATGGCACTTTAGGAGAGGTACAAGAGGATGATTATGAGTACCTGGATAGAATCAATTGGGAAATGGTTTGGGATAACATCATATTTGGTAAAGGCATGGCCACTACATCACAAAAACGAAAGATTAATAATGCTCTCAACAGTATCGAGTGGCTTAAGCCTAAAAGCTCCATAAGATTTACAAAGTACGATTTTACTAAAAAATACGGCCATACTCGTGGTTTTATGGTCAATAGATAA
- a CDS encoding helix-turn-helix domain-containing protein: MREHLKNRRKELGLTLEQVGQSVGVGKSTIRRWENGLINNIGSDKILLLAKALKVSPSFILGDNDNHDPIIVFDDRELIDKLLKENLPAYTQELSEITYEASSMKNTNQKLLLRIIEAIKHNQED; this comes from the coding sequence TTGAGAGAGCATTTAAAAAATAGAAGAAAAGAATTAGGACTAACATTAGAACAAGTTGGCCAAAGCGTTGGAGTTGGTAAATCAACTATAAGAAGATGGGAAAACGGCTTAATAAATAATATAGGTAGCGATAAAATCTTATTACTCGCTAAGGCTTTAAAAGTATCGCCATCATTCATATTAGGAGATAACGATAATCATGATCCTATAATTGTTTTTGATGACCGCGAACTAATTGATAAATTATTAAAAGAGAATTTACCGGCTTATACGCAAGAATTATCAGAAATCACTTATGAAGCCTCAAGTATGAAAAATACTAATCAAAAATTATTATTGAGGATAATTGAAGCAATTAAACACAACCAGGAGGACTAG
- a CDS encoding tyrosine-type recombinase/integrase yields the protein MYCVPFIDKHGKQRYRFYESYKDPLTEKKKYVSVVMNKDTKPSQREAQKLLDEKIKQKITDKTPQSLKTLTFHQACDEWFENYKTVSGSKQSTITTKLYKVKHIKRNINKDILVKNMNTEIVQDLINSASKDNLSHKVIKDAMSIIRNIMKHTQKKYKLADISYLDDVVIPKQAKTRDEVKAKRENYLEMSEIQLIIDKLNEMATLKRAGYMKLSFIMTAYIVEFMALNGMRVGECLAIQPNNIDFDKKTLEIDGTIHWIDDGTGHGVKDTTKTEASYRTISLTTRSCDILRKVMLENKKALQWERMYKDRGFIFTNHYGNPMALSSINRNIQMAVSLIKDKDGKQIITKHVTTHTLRHSHISLLSQLGVSLKAIMERVGHTDHKTTLQIYSHVTEQMDKDMMSKLEAVGR from the coding sequence ATGTATTGCGTACCCTTTATTGATAAACACGGTAAACAAAGATATCGCTTTTACGAAAGCTACAAAGATCCTCTGACTGAAAAGAAGAAATATGTATCCGTGGTTATGAATAAGGATACGAAACCATCACAGAGGGAAGCACAGAAGTTATTAGATGAGAAAATTAAACAGAAGATTACGGATAAGACACCACAGTCACTTAAGACACTTACATTTCACCAGGCATGTGATGAATGGTTTGAGAATTACAAAACTGTGTCCGGTAGCAAACAATCAACCATTACAACTAAGTTATACAAAGTCAAACACATTAAAAGAAACATCAATAAGGACATCCTAGTTAAGAATATGAATACTGAGATAGTCCAGGATCTAATTAATTCAGCAAGTAAAGACAACTTAAGCCATAAAGTTATTAAAGATGCTATGAGTATCATCAGAAACATCATGAAGCATACACAAAAGAAATATAAACTTGCTGATATATCATACCTGGATGATGTCGTTATCCCTAAACAAGCCAAGACACGAGATGAAGTTAAAGCAAAGCGTGAAAATTATTTAGAAATGTCCGAGATACAGTTAATCATTGATAAACTGAACGAGATGGCCACTTTAAAGCGTGCTGGATACATGAAGTTATCTTTTATAATGACTGCTTATATCGTTGAGTTTATGGCCTTAAATGGAATGCGAGTGGGGGAATGTTTGGCCATACAGCCAAATAACATTGACTTTGATAAGAAAACACTTGAAATAGACGGGACAATACACTGGATAGATGATGGTACCGGCCACGGTGTAAAAGATACTACTAAAACCGAAGCATCTTATAGAACAATATCACTCACAACAAGAAGCTGTGATATTTTGCGTAAAGTCATGCTAGAGAACAAGAAAGCTTTACAGTGGGAACGTATGTACAAAGATAGAGGGTTTATATTCACTAATCACTATGGTAATCCTATGGCTCTCTCATCCATCAATCGCAATATACAAATGGCTGTAAGCTTAATTAAAGATAAAGACGGTAAACAAATCATTACCAAGCACGTGACCACTCACACGCTAAGACACAGCCACATATCACTACTTAGCCAATTAGGTGTGTCTCTTAAAGCTATAATGGAACGTGTTGGCCACACTGATCATAAAACAACATTACAAATATACAGTCATGTTACTGAACAGATGGATAAAGACATGATGAGTAAATTAGAAGCGGTGGGGAGATAA